The following coding sequences are from one Leptospira mayottensis 200901116 window:
- a CDS encoding IS5 family transposase (programmed frameshift) has protein sequence MKSDLGHLDIPEEIWKRLHPLLPKRKTNSKKGGRPRLDDRVAMAAIFYRVRTGIQWRYIPPMFGSKSTLHRRFQEWVASGVFDKIEKEALKLYERTVKIRTKRMASDGSFARAPQRGAFTGPNPTDRGKRGLKRHILVDRRGAPVAFVIASAGTHDSKLLFPTLEKFKVFRNKKLLKPEILSLDKAYSNKTIKNNLKKKNIQYRIPNKKNARNPEWIAPLNPFRWTVERTFAWFNAFRAIKTCWEFKFENYKALFQIAFAIILIRMSWK, from the exons ATGAAATCAGATTTAGGTCATTTAGATATCCCTGAAGAGATTTGGAAACGCCTTCATCCCTTGCTACCAAAGCGTAAAACAAACTCCAAGAAAGGAGGTCGTCCTCGGCTTGATGATAGAGTGGCGATGGCCGCAATATTTTACAGGGTAAGAACAGGAATTCAATGGAGATATATACCTCCGATGTTCGGTTCAAAATCAACGTTACATAGAAGATTTCAGGAATGGGTAGCCAGCGGAGTTTTTGATAAAATTGAAAAAGAAGCATTAAAACTTTATGAGCGCACTGTTAAAATTAGAACTAAAAGAATGGCATCTGATGGTAGCTTCGCAAGAGCTC CCCAAAGGGGGGCTTTCACGGGTCCAAACCCGACGGATCGCGGCAAAAGAGGCCTTAAAAGGCATATTCTCGTCGATCGGCGTGGAGCACCTGTAGCTTTTGTAATCGCTTCGGCAGGAACTCACGATTCTAAATTACTTTTTCCTACTTTAGAAAAGTTCAAAGTATTTAGAAACAAAAAATTGCTTAAACCAGAAATCCTTTCTTTAGATAAGGCTTACTCTAACAAAACGATTAAGAACAATTTAAAAAAGAAGAATATTCAATATCGAATTCCAAATAAAAAGAATGCGAGAAATCCTGAATGGATTGCTCCGCTAAATCCTTTTAGATGGACAGTCGAACGTACTTTTGCTTGGTTTAATGCATTTAGAGCCATAAAAACTTGTTGGGAATTCAAATTTGAAAATTATAAGGCATTATTCCAAATCGCATTTGCTATCATTTTAATTAGAATGTCCTGGAAATAG
- a CDS encoding putative nucleotide-diphospho-sugar transferase: MKYLCTLFDSNYLPLGLSLYESVRCHFGDFHLWVLAMDDKTYTFFKENSFDHVTILSLSDIESEDVLVAKGNRTWQEYCWTLSPVLPAYILKENPNIDHVTYLDSDIYFFSDVSPIYDEIGKHSIMIIPHRFPDRLKHLEANGIYNVQMVYFKRDEIGIKCLSRWREQCLEWCYNRVEDGRLGDQKYLDVWPQTYKNICVLKNEQTGVALWNAEKYKIRLKDEKILINENPLIFYHFHMFKFYKGNIYGTGISDYRLNYKVLKVIYDVYVEQLIDVVSRFNLKLRSLNIWEMCIMMEKKNFYSYSILNGVFWNVLLYSLVILKKILRSGQSFLLSKK, from the coding sequence ATGAAGTATCTTTGTACACTTTTCGATTCTAATTATCTACCTCTGGGATTATCTCTGTACGAATCTGTTCGGTGCCATTTTGGAGACTTTCATCTTTGGGTGCTTGCAATGGACGACAAAACTTATACTTTTTTTAAGGAGAATTCATTCGATCATGTTACAATACTTTCATTAAGCGATATTGAGTCCGAGGACGTTCTCGTTGCGAAAGGGAATCGGACTTGGCAGGAATATTGCTGGACTCTTTCTCCGGTTTTGCCGGCTTATATTTTAAAAGAAAATCCAAATATAGATCACGTTACTTATTTGGATTCCGACATATATTTTTTTTCCGACGTGAGTCCTATTTACGATGAAATCGGAAAACATTCCATAATGATCATACCACATCGCTTTCCGGATCGTCTTAAGCATCTCGAAGCCAACGGAATTTACAATGTCCAAATGGTATATTTTAAACGGGACGAGATAGGAATAAAATGTCTCAGCCGTTGGAGAGAGCAGTGTTTGGAGTGGTGTTATAACCGAGTGGAAGACGGTCGTTTGGGAGATCAAAAATATTTGGACGTATGGCCGCAAACTTACAAAAACATATGTGTATTAAAAAATGAACAAACTGGTGTTGCACTTTGGAACGCGGAAAAATACAAAATTCGATTGAAAGACGAAAAGATTTTGATCAATGAAAACCCTCTCATATTTTATCATTTTCATATGTTTAAATTCTACAAGGGGAACATCTATGGAACTGGAATTTCCGATTATAGATTGAATTACAAGGTGTTAAAGGTTATTTATGATGTTTATGTGGAACAATTGATCGATGTGGTTTCCCGTTTTAATCTGAAATTAAGAAGTTTGAATATTTGGGAAATGTGCATCATGATGGAGAAAAAGAATTTTTATTCTTACTCCATTTTGAATGGAGTTTTTTGGAATGTTCTGCTCTATAGTTTGGTAATTTTAAAAAAGATCCTGAGAAGCGGTCAAAGTTTTCTTTTAAGTAAGAAATGA
- a CDS encoding flippase, which translates to MLQKLYALYPNLKDILHNSGWLFFDKIFRMGMGMFLGVWIARYLGPNSYGKLNYVVAYIALIGSFTNLGLDGVVVRELIKEKAHKEEIISTSFLLQFIAGIIAFAGAILLIPLLRPDESDLFWMVFLVGLTLIFRAVGVVKYWYEAQVLSKYFVWLDNGLFFVFSGIRILLILNGLGIFSFIWVGLIESSISLFGYSLLYKYHNGSLSVFHTNWRRARTLLRDSWMLLLSGLAVIVYMRIDQIMIGQMMGDEAVGVYTAAVKISEVWYFIPMAVASSIFPAILKAKEFSQELYLERLGLLHSFMFLLALMIAIPMTFLSDPIIRLFFGEKFSEAGTILAIHIWAGIFVFLGVASSRYYLTENLPKGELYKSISGCLTNIILNYFLIPLYGIKGAAIATVISQFVASTLFNLLFKRTREIFFIQLKSVFFWKMFSRLNHLRSRLLKDG; encoded by the coding sequence ATGTTACAAAAGCTTTACGCACTATATCCGAATTTAAAAGACATACTACACAATAGTGGTTGGTTGTTTTTTGATAAAATTTTCAGAATGGGTATGGGAATGTTTTTGGGAGTTTGGATCGCCCGTTACCTAGGTCCGAATAGTTATGGAAAGTTAAATTATGTAGTCGCATATATCGCGTTGATCGGTAGTTTTACAAATTTAGGACTCGATGGAGTTGTTGTAAGAGAGCTCATTAAGGAAAAAGCCCATAAAGAAGAGATCATTTCAACCTCGTTTTTACTGCAATTTATTGCTGGAATAATTGCATTTGCAGGAGCAATTCTACTTATTCCCCTTCTTAGACCTGATGAGTCGGATCTATTCTGGATGGTATTTCTTGTCGGACTAACGTTAATTTTTCGGGCCGTTGGTGTCGTAAAGTATTGGTACGAAGCGCAAGTGTTATCCAAATATTTTGTGTGGCTTGATAACGGATTATTTTTCGTATTTTCCGGAATAAGGATTTTGTTGATTTTGAATGGTTTGGGAATATTTTCGTTCATTTGGGTTGGTCTAATCGAATCATCTATTAGTTTATTCGGTTATTCTTTATTATATAAATATCATAATGGATCTTTATCCGTGTTTCACACAAATTGGAGAAGGGCGCGAACGTTATTGAGAGATAGTTGGATGTTGTTGCTTTCCGGATTGGCCGTAATTGTATATATGCGGATCGATCAGATTATGATCGGCCAGATGATGGGAGACGAAGCAGTAGGAGTATATACCGCGGCTGTTAAAATTAGCGAAGTTTGGTATTTTATCCCTATGGCGGTCGCTTCGTCGATCTTTCCCGCTATTTTAAAAGCGAAAGAGTTTAGTCAAGAATTATATCTAGAGCGTTTGGGTCTTTTACATTCGTTTATGTTTTTACTAGCCCTGATGATAGCGATCCCGATGACATTTTTATCGGATCCGATTATACGTCTATTTTTCGGAGAAAAATTTTCGGAAGCAGGAACCATATTGGCGATTCATATTTGGGCTGGAATTTTTGTTTTTTTAGGAGTCGCAAGTAGTCGATATTATTTAACGGAAAATTTACCAAAGGGTGAATTGTATAAAAGTATATCTGGTTGTTTGACGAATATAATTCTAAATTACTTTTTAATTCCACTCTACGGAATTAAAGGAGCCGCCATTGCTACGGTAATTTCTCAATTTGTAGCTAGCACTTTATTCAATCTTCTATTCAAACGTACTCGCGAAATATTTTTTATCCAATTAAAATCGGTTTTCTTTTGGAAAATGTTTAGTCGTCTCAATCATCTTAGAAGTCGGCTCCTTAAGGATGGTTGA
- a CDS encoding TIGR04325 family methyltransferase, with amino-acid sequence MRNYIKKIAYNFLPPIIWDLLRFGKRKFSKRIKIKIRSGIVRSGFNGLYKTWDEAAALCGSYDSEKIIEKCTRSLLKVKQGEAIYERDSVLFDKVQYSWPLLAGLLYSATKSNLRLDVLDFGGSLGSSYYQNRNFLQGIQKLSWNIVEQSNFVQVGKKHFEDDILSFYDSIESCISDRDRKINVFLASSSFPYLKDPFELIKKIINYNFPYIIIDRTYFIDLPNSIVSVQHVPPEIYDASYPAWFFNLEEFVSLFQVKYDLVADFNSYLQATDILKGIPTREMGMIFEFRKSL; translated from the coding sequence TTGCGAAATTATATAAAGAAAATAGCATATAATTTTTTACCTCCTATCATTTGGGATTTGCTAAGATTCGGAAAGAGAAAATTTTCCAAACGGATTAAAATCAAAATACGCAGTGGGATTGTTCGCAGCGGTTTTAACGGACTGTATAAAACTTGGGATGAGGCGGCGGCATTGTGTGGATCTTACGATTCAGAGAAAATTATCGAAAAGTGCACGCGATCGTTGTTAAAAGTAAAACAAGGCGAGGCGATTTACGAAAGAGATTCCGTATTATTTGACAAGGTTCAATATTCTTGGCCGTTGCTTGCTGGCTTACTTTATTCGGCGACTAAGTCCAATTTAAGGCTGGATGTTTTAGACTTCGGAGGATCTTTAGGAAGTAGTTATTATCAGAATAGAAACTTTTTACAAGGAATACAAAAACTATCTTGGAATATAGTAGAACAATCTAATTTTGTTCAAGTTGGCAAAAAACACTTTGAAGACGACATCCTAAGTTTTTATGATTCCATCGAGTCTTGTATTAGCGATAGAGATAGAAAAATTAATGTATTTTTAGCATCGAGTTCCTTTCCATATCTAAAAGATCCTTTTGAGTTAATCAAAAAAATAATAAATTACAATTTTCCTTATATTATAATAGATAGGACCTATTTTATAGACTTGCCGAATTCTATCGTATCAGTTCAACATGTTCCTCCTGAAATTTACGATGCTTCTTATCCCGCTTGGTTCTTTAATTTGGAAGAATTCGTTTCCTTGTTTCAAGTTAAATACGACTTAGTAGCAGATTTTAATAGTTATTTGCAAGCAACGGATATATTGAAAGGAATACCGACCCGGGAAATGGGAATGATTTTTGAGTTCAGAAAATCTTTATAG
- a CDS encoding glycosyltransferase family 2 protein, producing MTEKKPKISIVTINYNDRVGLEKTILSVRNQISFEQIEYIIIDAASKDGSLSVIQKYSDLFSFWLSEPDLGIYYGQNKGILNSKGEYILFLNSGDTLASENTLSEILSFELSSDLIYGDMLIESKEGNLRLGRQPPVMTLSHLLLDTIWHPACLIKRKLFEQYGLYDLNFRIAADYEFWLKIFSAGVSTKYIPVIFSRFNLQGLSSAPQNQNFLLQERKRAQSLYFNRVTLFLYRDLLKVIRFLFSLGKFILRKTLILLRTCLKV from the coding sequence ATGACCGAAAAAAAACCTAAGATTTCGATTGTTACTATCAACTATAATGACCGTGTCGGTTTAGAAAAAACTATTTTATCCGTGCGTAATCAGATAAGTTTTGAACAGATTGAATATATTATAATAGATGCGGCTTCCAAAGATGGGAGTTTGAGTGTAATTCAAAAATATAGCGATCTATTTTCATTTTGGCTTAGCGAACCGGATCTAGGTATCTACTATGGTCAAAATAAAGGGATTTTAAATTCGAAAGGAGAATATATCCTTTTTTTAAATTCGGGCGATACTCTTGCGAGTGAAAATACACTTAGTGAGATACTTTCATTCGAACTGAGTTCCGATTTGATTTATGGAGATATGCTTATTGAGTCTAAGGAGGGGAATCTACGTTTGGGTAGGCAGCCTCCTGTGATGACGTTAAGTCATCTTCTGCTCGATACAATTTGGCATCCAGCGTGCTTAATAAAAAGAAAGTTGTTTGAACAGTACGGGTTGTATGATCTTAATTTTAGAATTGCTGCGGATTATGAATTTTGGCTGAAGATTTTTTCAGCAGGTGTTTCGACAAAATATATTCCTGTAATATTCTCTCGGTTCAATTTGCAAGGATTGAGTTCTGCACCGCAAAATCAGAATTTTCTTCTTCAAGAGAGAAAGAGGGCTCAATCGCTTTATTTTAATCGCGTAACTTTATTTTTATATAGAGATCTTTTGAAGGTAATTCGATTTTTATTTTCGTTAGGAAAATTTATTTTAAGAAAAACGCTTATTTTATTAAGAACTTGTCTTAAGGTCTGA
- a CDS encoding sugar 3,4-ketoisomerase encodes MDQIIVKNSSYINLKKVRDDRDGNLIILESMKDVPFEIKRVYYINNLENSVSVRGQHAHKEIEQVIFCINGSFTLKLDDGKAKQEILMNKDNVGVLLGKMLWHTMENFSSGCILLVAASDYYKEDDYIRNYSDFIRLTERNSI; translated from the coding sequence ATGGATCAAATTATAGTTAAAAATTCAAGTTATATAAACCTAAAAAAAGTCAGAGACGATAGAGATGGAAATTTAATCATATTAGAAAGCATGAAAGATGTGCCTTTCGAAATAAAACGAGTTTATTATATTAACAATTTAGAAAATTCTGTGAGCGTTAGAGGACAACACGCTCATAAAGAAATTGAACAGGTGATCTTTTGCATTAACGGAAGTTTTACATTAAAATTGGATGACGGGAAGGCAAAACAGGAAATCTTAATGAATAAAGATAACGTTGGGGTGCTTTTGGGGAAGATGCTTTGGCATACTATGGAGAATTTTTCTTCTGGTTGTATTCTTCTTGTTGCCGCTTCCGATTATTATAAAGAAGACGACTATATAAGAAATTATTCGGATTTTATCCGATTGACCGAGAGAAATTCTATATGA
- a CDS encoding glycosyltransferase family A protein: protein MELAPIALFVYNRPEHTRRTIDSLSRNDDADQSELFVFCDGPKSDLNTDKIKEVRSVVKNAIGFKKVTIYEKKINAGLSKSIISGVTELVGKYGKVIVLEDDMITSKYFLTYLNHGLEYYKNVDRVISIHAYRLPFGVKTPETYFLRGADCWGWATWKSGWDLFEQDGKKLLDKLISENLMYGFDMQGSYPYTQMLKDQIAGKNDSWAIRWYASAFLQNKLTLYPARSLVFNIGLDASGTHCDTTHEYDVELSLSPIRIEKIKIEEDVKVRNLYRDYFRKLSRSSVKDRIFDRVVRFIKRF from the coding sequence ATGGAATTAGCACCGATCGCACTGTTTGTTTATAATAGACCGGAACATACGAGAAGAACTATTGATTCTTTATCAAGGAATGATGATGCAGACCAGTCGGAACTATTTGTATTTTGCGACGGGCCTAAATCCGATTTGAATACGGATAAGATCAAAGAGGTCAGATCGGTTGTCAAAAATGCGATAGGTTTCAAAAAAGTCACTATTTATGAAAAGAAAATAAATGCAGGATTATCCAAATCCATTATATCGGGAGTGACGGAGCTTGTAGGAAAGTATGGAAAAGTTATTGTTTTAGAAGATGATATGATCACCTCGAAGTATTTTTTGACTTATCTGAATCATGGATTGGAATATTATAAAAATGTAGATCGTGTGATTTCCATACATGCTTATCGTTTACCATTCGGAGTAAAAACACCGGAGACGTATTTTTTAAGAGGCGCTGATTGTTGGGGATGGGCGACTTGGAAGAGCGGATGGGATTTATTCGAGCAAGATGGAAAAAAACTTTTAGATAAGTTAATTTCGGAAAATCTAATGTATGGATTTGATATGCAGGGTTCGTACCCTTATACTCAAATGTTAAAGGATCAAATTGCGGGTAAAAACGATTCCTGGGCTATACGATGGTATGCTTCCGCTTTTTTACAAAATAAACTAACGTTGTATCCGGCCAGATCTTTAGTGTTTAATATTGGATTGGACGCTTCCGGAACACATTGCGATACAACGCATGAATACGACGTTGAATTGAGTTTATCGCCGATCCGAATCGAAAAAATTAAAATTGAAGAAGACGTTAAAGTAAGGAATTTGTATCGAGATTATTTTCGTAAACTTAGTCGATCGAGTGTTAAAGACAGGATTTTCGATCGAGTGGTGCGTTTTATAAAACGATTTTGA
- a CDS encoding IS5 family transposase (programmed frameshift) produces the protein MSRLGDLTNEQWDLLCDLLVEPEARDDGKGRPRVNSRSILDGILWILRTGAPWIDLPDRYPAYQTCHRRFQEWRKNGTLDKILEALLHDLEIRGKMDLSTCFIDGTFVPGKKGAYVFGKTKRGKGTKVMVIVDKNGIPISAGIESASPHESKLAEGAIIRKKVKGKIKDLVGDRAYDSDPLDEYLKKKYKVNLIAPHKSNRKKKKTQDGRKLRKYRGRWKIERTFSWLQNFRRFATRYERNDQNFYGILILACIMIVIRSF, from the exons ATGAGCCGATTAGGTGACTTAACGAACGAACAATGGGATTTGCTTTGCGATTTACTTGTAGAACCCGAAGCAAGAGATGACGGTAAAGGTCGTCCGCGTGTAAATTCAAGATCAATTTTGGACGGTATATTATGGATTCTTCGCACTGGTGCTCCGTGGATAGACCTACCTGATAGATATCCCGCATATCAAACATGCCATCGAAGATTTCAAGAATGGCGCAAAAATGGAACCCTGGATAAAATTTTAGAAGCGCTTCTTCATGACTTAGAAATAAGAGGCAAGATGGATTTAAGTACGTGTTTCATTGACGGGACTTTTGTTCCTGGAAAAAAAGGGGCCTACGTAT TTGGCAAAACTAAACGGGGAAAGGGTACAAAAGTCATGGTTATCGTCGACAAAAATGGTATTCCTATCTCCGCCGGGATTGAAAGTGCTTCGCCGCATGAAAGTAAGCTCGCGGAAGGTGCAATCATCCGCAAAAAAGTCAAAGGCAAAATCAAAGATTTAGTCGGAGATCGTGCTTACGATTCTGATCCTTTAGATGAATATCTTAAAAAGAAATATAAAGTAAATTTGATCGCTCCACACAAATCAAATCGAAAAAAGAAAAAGACACAGGATGGACGTAAGCTGCGGAAATATCGTGGAAGATGGAAAATTGAACGAACTTTTTCTTGGCTACAGAACTTCAGAAGATTTGCAACTCGATACGAACGAAACGATCAAAACTTTTATGGAATTCTGATACTCGCATGTATCATGATCGTTATTAGGAGTTTTTGA
- a CDS encoding DegT/DnrJ/EryC1/StrS family aminotransferase, which translates to MIEYENLRLTNARFFKEYEARFSETIESGWYILGKEVSNFENQFAQYNGNRYCIGVGNGLDALILALKALNLEKNSEIIVPSNTYIASILAILHAGLKPILVEPDIGTYNIDPQKIEEKINSRTKGILIVHLYGKPCEMDSILKIKRKNNLFLVEDCAQSHGALYKGKKTGTFGEINGFSFYPTKNLGAIGDAGAVVTDNDLYYEEIRKLRNYGSSIKYKNDLLGYNSRLDELQATILNIKLKYLDAMNEHKRSLAKIYLENLKDNFIKPVVDEETYDVYHIFNVRHTRRDELQNYLLKNGVKTEIHYPIPPHKQVAMKDVFPYVEGEFAISEEIHGTTLSLPISTFHTEDDICKVVEIMNGF; encoded by the coding sequence ATGATTGAATATGAAAATTTGCGTTTAACGAATGCGCGGTTCTTTAAAGAGTATGAAGCGCGGTTTTCTGAAACCATCGAAAGCGGGTGGTATATATTAGGAAAAGAGGTTTCTAATTTTGAGAATCAATTTGCTCAATACAATGGAAACCGGTATTGTATTGGAGTAGGGAATGGTCTGGATGCGCTGATACTAGCACTGAAGGCATTGAATTTAGAAAAAAACTCTGAAATTATAGTTCCTTCGAATACTTATATAGCTTCTATTTTAGCAATTTTGCATGCAGGTTTGAAACCTATATTGGTTGAACCGGACATTGGAACCTATAATATTGATCCCCAAAAAATAGAAGAGAAAATTAATTCCAGAACGAAAGGAATTCTAATTGTACATCTGTATGGTAAGCCTTGCGAGATGGACTCTATTTTGAAGATTAAGAGAAAAAATAATCTATTTTTAGTAGAGGATTGTGCACAATCTCACGGTGCTTTGTATAAAGGAAAGAAAACGGGAACGTTTGGAGAAATTAACGGATTTAGTTTTTATCCCACTAAAAATTTGGGGGCTATTGGAGATGCGGGCGCTGTCGTAACGGATAACGATCTATATTACGAGGAAATTAGAAAACTGAGAAATTATGGTTCTTCGATCAAATACAAGAATGATTTACTCGGATATAATTCCCGTTTGGATGAGTTGCAGGCTACAATCTTAAATATCAAGTTGAAATATTTGGATGCAATGAACGAACATAAAAGAAGTTTAGCTAAGATTTATCTGGAAAATCTAAAAGACAATTTTATAAAACCGGTAGTTGACGAGGAAACTTACGACGTATATCATATCTTTAATGTTCGTCATACAAGGCGCGACGAGTTGCAAAACTATCTACTAAAAAACGGAGTGAAAACGGAAATTCATTATCCGATACCTCCTCATAAACAAGTTGCAATGAAGGACGTATTTCCATACGTAGAAGGCGAGTTCGCAATTTCAGAGGAAATTCATGGCACGACACTTAGTCTTCCTATTTCAACTTTTCATACCGAAGATGATATTTGTAAAGTTGTGGAGATTATGAACGGATTTTGA
- a CDS encoding O-antigen polymerase has product MSLIIFVLGVLNLAFSYLFLKKTSWILLLIQAYWFFWMFLSSFSLTGLFIPSDYTYSLYIMLLSSVTAGAGVAKFWDIKTQNKARLMPRSFFGLLIKDKEKYYFYFILIFIFPIVLFFLSKSIYINLKPDAMYPSAFRTYAYGVYGESILFGKNKYLYYYSLVVTPIIFASLFLGAAFYLRLKKMRILILGAILTIMETLMFLGRFGFYYVLIVLILVLMIKVFRNSKSFLSSISLIHILIATCILFGVFFISAIRNSNWQFDFHEFLNIYIIDYHTESFSIFDSELKDGKSLLHERTYGRASLGTLESSFSVALAFFRIPLHIQVQGDLIGEYLNKNRIIGYSKDGRPKEYNAFGSVLFTLYKDGGIPFIIGMGILFGFCVTKFSKSFISLNPYYVSLLASLFFVGIFGIFKPVMAEQITQTIFILWFIWLI; this is encoded by the coding sequence ATGTCGCTTATTATATTTGTGCTTGGCGTTTTAAATTTGGCATTTTCTTATCTGTTCTTGAAAAAGACAAGCTGGATTCTTCTTTTAATCCAAGCCTATTGGTTTTTTTGGATGTTTTTGTCTTCGTTCTCTTTAACTGGGCTTTTTATCCCTTCCGATTACACATATTCTCTTTATATTATGCTTTTATCTTCGGTGACAGCGGGAGCTGGTGTTGCAAAATTTTGGGATATAAAGACACAAAATAAAGCTCGCCTTATGCCTCGTTCTTTTTTCGGTCTGCTCATTAAAGATAAGGAGAAATATTATTTTTACTTTATTCTGATTTTCATATTTCCGATCGTTTTGTTTTTTTTATCAAAATCAATTTATATTAACCTGAAACCAGATGCAATGTATCCGTCCGCGTTTAGAACTTATGCATACGGAGTTTACGGCGAGTCGATTTTGTTCGGGAAGAATAAATACTTATATTATTATTCTTTAGTAGTAACTCCAATTATTTTTGCATCTTTGTTCTTAGGTGCGGCGTTTTATTTGCGATTAAAAAAAATGCGAATTTTGATTTTAGGTGCGATTCTTACGATAATGGAAACATTGATGTTTTTGGGTCGTTTTGGGTTTTATTACGTTCTGATTGTTCTAATTCTGGTTTTAATGATTAAAGTTTTTAGAAATAGTAAAAGCTTTTTGAGTTCTATCAGTTTAATTCATATTCTCATTGCTACATGTATCTTGTTTGGAGTTTTTTTTATTAGTGCTATAAGAAATTCGAATTGGCAATTTGATTTCCACGAATTTTTAAATATCTACATTATCGATTACCACACAGAGTCTTTTTCTATATTTGATAGTGAGTTGAAGGACGGAAAATCACTACTACATGAGAGGACGTATGGAAGAGCTTCGTTAGGTACTTTAGAAAGTAGCTTTTCGGTTGCCTTAGCATTTTTTCGTATACCACTACATATACAAGTACAGGGCGATTTGATTGGAGAGTATTTAAATAAAAACAGGATTATAGGGTATTCGAAGGACGGAAGACCTAAAGAATATAATGCCTTCGGTTCTGTACTTTTTACTCTTTATAAGGATGGGGGAATTCCTTTTATTATTGGGATGGGAATTCTCTTTGGGTTTTGCGTGACCAAATTTTCAAAGTCATTTATTTCGCTTAATCCATATTATGTTTCTCTTTTGGCTTCTTTATTTTTTGTCGGAATTTTTGGTATTTTTAAACCTGTAATGGCAGAGCAGATTACTCAAACTATATTCATATTATGGTTCATTTGGCTTATTTGA
- a CDS encoding glycosyltransferase family 2 protein: protein MNPLVSIVIPCYNYGRYIHETVESILRQTYKNWEVIIVDDGSIDPFTISIIEEYKNKSGFTVLSIPRSGPSTARNIGIDTAQGEFILPLDSDDMIHEDYLLEAISAYEKNPSLGIVYCEAEFFGSIKGKWNLPEYRFPNILLDNCIFVSAVFKKSDWKEVGGFNENMKNEWEDYDFWLSLIEKGGKVYRIPKVLFYYRIGHSSRSQRSLNHFLPLYMQLYENHKELYLKNIQFLFQRHLEAKRLEDEFLILTKNPFVYSFIKVLITFLKHLSLLKRKFLNV, encoded by the coding sequence ATGAATCCTCTAGTTTCTATCGTAATTCCATGTTATAATTATGGTCGATATATTCACGAAACCGTTGAGAGTATATTGAGACAGACGTATAAGAATTGGGAAGTAATAATCGTAGATGATGGGTCTATCGATCCATTCACAATTTCAATTATAGAAGAATACAAAAATAAATCCGGTTTTACGGTTCTCTCTATTCCGCGTTCTGGACCTTCGACGGCACGTAATATTGGGATTGATACGGCTCAAGGAGAGTTTATACTTCCTTTAGATTCGGATGATATGATTCACGAGGATTATCTTTTGGAAGCGATATCCGCTTACGAAAAGAATCCGTCTTTAGGGATCGTATATTGCGAAGCGGAGTTTTTCGGATCTATAAAAGGGAAATGGAATCTTCCTGAATATCGTTTTCCGAATATACTTTTGGACAATTGTATATTTGTATCCGCCGTATTTAAAAAGTCGGATTGGAAGGAAGTCGGTGGATTTAATGAAAATATGAAAAACGAATGGGAGGATTATGATTTTTGGCTTTCGTTGATTGAAAAAGGGGGAAAGGTTTATAGAATTCCCAAGGTTTTATTTTACTATAGGATTGGACATTCGTCCCGTTCGCAAAGATCTCTCAACCACTTTCTTCCATTATATATGCAACTATATGAAAATCATAAAGAATTATATTTGAAGAATATTCAATTTTTATTTCAGAGGCATTTGGAGGCTAAGCGGTTGGAAGACGAATTTTTAATTTTGACTAAAAATCCATTCGTTTACTCGTTTATAAAGGTGTTGATAACTTTTCTAAAGCATCTTTCCCTATTAAAAAGAAAGTTCTTAAACGTCTGA